The following DNA comes from Oscillatoria sp. FACHB-1407.
AACCCCTGAATACCAGTAGGACACTTGGACAATTGAGTAACGGGCGATTTTAATTCTGTTGAATCAGCAAGTTGAACCATAAGATATACCGATCCTTGATTTCATGAATGAAGACAAACTTCTCATTCTGAAAACAACTTCGTAGTCATTCGTAGTCAATTGAACACTTTTGCTTTGAGGTTAGAAAGAAATGATGGAGATTTGGTAAAGATAGCGTTTATGTTAAGAAATTGTTTTAGATTGAAATATTTTTCAAAGAAATAACAAGTTTAACAAACGTTATCCGCAGCTTAATTGCTGCAATTCTGCTTAAAAGATCGCAGGAACCATAAGGCTGATGATGTAATAGTTTTAACCAGTCTCAAAAACTGAAGTATCTAAAATTCATCCGTTAGGGCGGATTTTTCAGACCAGTCCAGCAGCTTCTTGATCTTTTCTACAAGTTCGTCCAAGTTAGATGAGTAATCGATCGCTCCCATAACCTTAAATGCTTGAAGTCGTTTTATATCAAGCCATTTTGCCCCGGTCGTTAGAATCACAACTGGAATGGTTTGTGTTGTCGGTTGTGCCCTCAAACTTTTTAAGAAGGTAAAGTAATCCACACCAAACATTGCAAGATCAAGAACAATCGCATCTGGTTGATCTTGTACGGCTCGTTGTAACCCTTGAGAGGGAGAAATCGCTTCAATCACCTCCCACTCACCCAAACAACTCAAGTACTCCTGCATGGCTTCCCGCACATTCGGGTTGCCATTAATGAATAAGATTTTTCTGGTGGTCATAATCGCCACCCTCGCAACGTTCATACAGTAATTCTTGGAACGGAAATACTAGCAAAGAGTTTTTTAAGTGACGGTTTGAGGCTCTGCCTCCGGCAAGGGTAAGTGATGTGATACAACTGATCGAGTTTGAGAGGGTTGAGTATCGAGTTGCTTGATCAGTTGAATTAACAAACCATCTTTTTGCTTACTGATCCATAAACTATTAGGGTGAACAGAATGAGACAACGGAATCAAGCTTTCAAATTGACCTAAATGAATGAAGTCTATATAAGGCTCTTTCCATTTTCCTCGAATGCAAATCGTCTCCAGGGTAGCTTTTACATTCATTAAGATGGCATCAATATCGGATATTTGAATATCTAGGATGAGGCTTGTCTTGGTTTCAGTTGCTGTGATTGCTGAGATGGGCTGTCCTTCGCTGTTGCCAATCCATAGAGTCGATTGCTGGCAGCTGTTAAAAGAGCAAGAAAATGAACCATCAAAATAGTGACTTGCATCATCTAAGCTTTGAAAAGAGACCACAGAATCGCTCCTCATATATACTCTTGCTATATGAGCAAGCTAAATCGCAAAGATGGGGATTTGGTAAAGATTGCAGATTCGTTACAAAACGTCTCATTATTCCCAGTTTAGTATTTCTGCGATTTCTGCAACTAAGGAAGCAGGCTGGATCGGCTTAGAAATAACTCCAGCAACCCCCATCTGCGTAAATTTGGCGCGATCGCTCGGTAAAACTTTAGCCGTCAACAAAATCACTGGAATAGGTTGCGTCATAGGGTCTGCCTGAAGTTTTTCATATACAGCAACCCCATCCATCCCTGGCATTGACACATCCAGTAAGATCGCATTGACCTGTTCAGTCTCTAAAATCTGCAAACAAGCTTCTCCAGAGGACGCAGTAACGGTTTCCCAACCTGCCAGATCTTCTAAACAGGCTTGTACCAGTTCTCTCAAACGTTCCTCATCATCCACAATTAAAATCTTTCTGCCACTCATACAGTGTCTTCCACAGGTAAAGTAAAGGAAAAGGTGCTGCCTTTGCCCAGCGTGCTTTCAGCCCAAATTCTACCGCCGTGTCGTTCAATGATACTGCGACAAATGGGCAAGCCTAAACCTGTCCCTCCCTTTTCGCGAGAATCAGAGGCATCAACCTGCTGAAAGCGTCCAAAAATGGTTTCGGTCTTATCTGCCGGAATTCCACGTCCCTGATCGACGACCTGGAATAAGACATAATCGTTTTGCCGCTGCGCTTGAAGCGTAATGACAGAATGAGCCGGAGAAAATTTGATCGCATTTCCTAACAGGTTTGTCAGAGTTTGCAAAATCATGTCCGGTGCAGCCCAGACGGTTACCTCTGCTGGAATAATGGTAAACGTAATATTTTGTTGAGATGCGATCGCCTGCACACTATCTACGGCTTGTTGCATGAGGTCAGCCGCTTGACAAACAACTTTCTCGACAACGGTTCGACCCGATTCTAGCCGTTCTAAATCTAGAATATCGTTGACCAGATTCACTAAGCGATTGGTGTCGAGCAAAGCAATTTCGACCATACGCTGCGCCTTTTCAGGCTTTTTGGTATAAATACCCGATTGCAGCAAGCCGAGTGACATTTGAATCGACGTTAACGGCGTGCGAAGCTCATGGCTCACAATGCCAATAAACTCATTCTTTATTTGTTCGACTTTCTGCCGCTCGG
Coding sequences within:
- a CDS encoding response regulator, whose amino-acid sequence is MSGRKILIVDDEERLRELVQACLEDLAGWETVTASSGEACLQILETEQVNAILLDVSMPGMDGVAVYEKLQADPMTQPIPVILLTAKVLPSDRAKFTQMGVAGVISKPIQPASLVAEIAEILNWE
- a CDS encoding response regulator; translated protein: MTTRKILFINGNPNVREAMQEYLSCLGEWEVIEAISPSQGLQRAVQDQPDAIVLDLAMFGVDYFTFLKSLRAQPTTQTIPVVILTTGAKWLDIKRLQAFKVMGAIDYSSNLDELVEKIKKLLDWSEKSALTDEF